The uncultured Cohaesibacter sp. genome window below encodes:
- the ribH gene encoding 6,7-dimethyl-8-ribityllumazine synthase: MTKENPNILIIEARFYEDLADELVRGAVEALEEAGATYERVAVPGVLEIPAALSMAMAAVEDGYADYDGYVALGVVIRGETTHYDIVSNESARAIMDLAVEGCIAVGNGIQTVENGKQAWARARVEEKDKGGAAARAALAMIEIREKFGIEE, encoded by the coding sequence ATGACCAAGGAAAATCCAAACATTCTGATCATCGAAGCCCGCTTCTATGAAGATCTGGCAGATGAACTGGTCCGCGGCGCTGTTGAAGCGCTCGAAGAAGCCGGAGCGACGTATGAGCGAGTGGCGGTGCCAGGCGTGCTGGAAATTCCTGCAGCCCTGTCCATGGCCATGGCCGCCGTTGAGGATGGATACGCCGACTATGATGGCTATGTTGCTCTTGGTGTCGTGATCCGCGGTGAAACGACCCATTATGACATCGTTTCCAACGAGAGCGCCCGCGCCATCATGGATCTGGCCGTCGAAGGCTGCATCGCGGTTGGCAACGGCATTCAGACCGTTGAAAACGGCAAACAGGCTTGGGCGCGTGCACGCGTTGAGGAAAAGGACAAGGGCGGTGCTGCTGCCCGTGCAGCGCTTGCCATGATTGAAATACGAGAGAAGTTCGGAATCGAAGAATGA